One window from the genome of Pseudanabaena yagii GIHE-NHR1 encodes:
- the rplX gene encoding 50S ribosomal protein L24 produces the protein MPFKPKPQYRGNRKSFKVHVKKDDLVQVISGSSKGTVGKVLQVFPKDSTIIVEGVNVKTKHVKPQADGESGQIITREFPIHSSKVLLYSEKEKTASRAAITFTEDGKKVRMLKKTGEIIDSAKTDKK, from the coding sequence ATGCCCTTCAAACCCAAGCCCCAATATCGTGGAAACCGTAAATCTTTTAAGGTTCACGTTAAGAAAGATGACCTCGTTCAAGTGATTTCAGGAAGCTCGAAAGGAACTGTTGGCAAAGTTCTCCAAGTTTTTCCTAAAGATAGCACCATCATTGTTGAAGGTGTAAATGTCAAGACTAAACATGTCAAGCCTCAAGCTGATGGCGAGTCTGGACAAATCATCACCCGCGAGTTTCCCATTCACAGTTCTAAAGTTTTGTTGTACTCCGAGAAGGAAAAGACCGCTAGTCGTGCTGCTATTACCTTCACAGAAGATGGCAAAAAAGTAAGAATGCTCAAGAAAACTGGCGAAATCATTGATTCTGCCAAGACTGACAAGAAATAA
- a CDS encoding adenylate kinase, whose translation MPRVILMGPPGAGKGTQGEILATEWQVPKIAPGDIFRAEIKQGTELGLKVKSYSDSGRLVPDAVVIEVIESRLRQPDTQSGWILDGFPRTVAQAEALDVLLTELNQPYDSVINLDVPDQFLIDRLKARAIDQGRADDTEDVIKNRLEEYNAKTRPLLEFYGNKVKQIDGTPSMPEVTEAIKKFLA comes from the coding sequence ATGCCTAGAGTGATTTTGATGGGGCCCCCTGGGGCTGGCAAGGGTACACAAGGTGAAATTTTGGCTACTGAATGGCAAGTACCCAAAATTGCTCCTGGTGATATTTTTCGGGCAGAAATTAAGCAGGGTACGGAGTTAGGATTAAAAGTCAAGTCCTATAGCGACTCTGGTAGATTAGTTCCTGATGCAGTCGTCATTGAAGTAATCGAGTCCCGCTTGCGTCAACCTGACACTCAATCTGGTTGGATTCTCGACGGATTTCCTCGCACAGTTGCCCAAGCGGAAGCCCTAGATGTTCTACTAACAGAGTTGAATCAACCCTACGATTCAGTGATTAATTTGGATGTGCCCGATCAGTTTTTAATCGATCGCCTTAAAGCGAGAGCGATCGATCAAGGACGTGCTGATGACACTGAAGATGTGATCAAAAATCGGTTGGAGGAATACAATGCCAAAACAAGACCTCTGCTAGAATTTTATGGCAATAAAGTTAAACAGATTGATGGCACACCGTCTATGCCAGAAGTAACTGAAGCAATCAAAAAATTCCTTGCATAG
- the rpsQ gene encoding 30S ribosomal protein S17, with the protein MAVKEKVGVVVSDKMQKTVVVAVENRTSHPKYGKIVVKTTKFKAHDEEDKTREGDRVKIRETRPLSRTKRWEVVEILSSSSEA; encoded by the coding sequence ATGGCAGTAAAAGAAAAAGTTGGCGTTGTCGTCAGCGATAAAATGCAAAAGACGGTGGTTGTAGCAGTTGAAAACCGCACTTCTCACCCCAAGTATGGAAAAATCGTGGTCAAAACGACTAAGTTTAAAGCCCACGATGAAGAAGATAAAACCCGTGAAGGCGATCGCGTCAAAATTCGGGAAACCCGTCCCCTCAGCCGTACAAAGCGATGGGAAGTTGTAGAGATTCTCTCATCTAGCTCGGAAGCATAA
- the rplE gene encoding 50S ribosomal protein L5, with product MLTPFTEVYAKQAVPKLMEQFKYTNIHQVPKFEKVVINRGLGEAAQNAKSLEASLTEIATIAGQKPVVTRAKKAIAGFKLRQGMPVGIVVTLRRDKMNNFLDRLINFSLPRIRDFRGVSPKSFDGRGNYTLGVREQLIFPEISYDSIEQIRGLDISIITTANTDEEGRALLKAVGMPFRES from the coding sequence ATGCTAACACCGTTCACCGAAGTCTATGCTAAGCAAGCTGTTCCTAAGCTAATGGAACAGTTCAAGTACACCAATATTCATCAAGTTCCCAAATTTGAGAAGGTTGTCATCAATCGCGGTCTGGGTGAAGCTGCTCAGAATGCTAAGTCCCTAGAAGCCTCCCTGACCGAAATCGCGACGATCGCTGGTCAAAAGCCTGTAGTGACAAGAGCAAAAAAAGCGATCGCAGGTTTTAAACTGCGTCAAGGAATGCCTGTCGGGATCGTAGTCACTCTACGCCGCGACAAGATGAACAATTTCTTAGACCGTTTGATCAACTTCTCTTTGCCTCGCATCCGTGATTTTCGTGGTGTGAGTCCCAAGAGTTTTGATGGACGTGGTAACTATACCCTCGGTGTTCGCGAGCAACTTATCTTCCCCGAAATCAGCTACGACAGTATTGAGCAAATTCGGGGGCTTGATATTTCCATCATCACCACTGCCAACACAGATGAAGAAGGACGTGCGCTCCTGAAAGCAGTCGGTATGCCCTTTAGAGAATCATAA
- the rplO gene encoding 50S ribosomal protein L15 translates to MRIDDLQPQEGSQHRKRRIGRGIAAGQGASGGFGMRGQKSRSGRPTRPGFEGGQIPLYRRVPKLKHFTIVNPKHFTIVNLDQLSGLPKGTEVTLDSLIDAGIVTQNDGALRILGRGEVNVALNVRAHSITASAKAKIEAAGGTVEVTA, encoded by the coding sequence ATGAGAATTGACGATCTTCAGCCTCAAGAAGGCTCACAGCATCGTAAGCGTCGAATCGGGCGTGGTATTGCCGCAGGGCAAGGTGCTAGTGGTGGATTTGGTATGCGCGGTCAAAAATCTCGTTCAGGTCGTCCCACTAGACCTGGATTTGAAGGTGGTCAAATTCCCCTTTACAGACGAGTACCCAAACTTAAGCACTTCACAATTGTCAATCCTAAGCATTTTACAATTGTGAACCTCGATCAATTAAGTGGATTACCAAAAGGTACGGAAGTAACACTTGATTCTTTAATTGACGCAGGTATCGTTACTCAAAATGATGGAGCTTTGCGGATTTTAGGAAGAGGTGAGGTTAATGTTGCACTGAATGTTCGTGCACATTCAATCACTGCCTCGGCTAAAGCGAAAATCGAAGCTGCTGGTGGCACTGTAGAAGTTACTGCCTAA
- the rpmC gene encoding 50S ribosomal protein L29 has translation MALPKVQETRELSDDELKAQILSVKKELFDLRFKQATRQPVQPHQFKHAKHRLSQLLTVERERLSRA, from the coding sequence ATGGCACTCCCAAAAGTCCAAGAAACCAGAGAACTATCTGATGATGAGTTGAAAGCACAGATCTTGAGCGTCAAAAAAGAGCTATTTGATTTGCGCTTTAAGCAGGCAACTAGACAGCCCGTGCAGCCTCATCAGTTCAAACACGCAAAGCATCGCTTATCACAATTGCTGACTGTCGAGCGTGAACGCCTGTCCAGAGCTTAA
- the rplF gene encoding 50S ribosomal protein L6 — MSRIGKRPIPLPPKVAVSIAGQEVTVKGPKGELKRVLPNTVEVVQEENTLIVNRVNESRPARQQHGLFRTLVANMVEGVSTGFQRKLEIQGVGYRANLNGSNIVLTVGYSHTVDIVPPSGISLAVEDAAGKKVPQGTFIVVEGIDKEVVGNLAAKIRAVRPPEVYKGKGIRYFGEFVRRKAGKTGKK; from the coding sequence ATGTCTCGTATTGGAAAACGTCCCATTCCTCTGCCTCCTAAGGTTGCGGTCTCCATCGCAGGGCAAGAGGTGACAGTCAAAGGACCAAAAGGTGAACTGAAGCGCGTATTACCTAACACCGTAGAAGTGGTTCAGGAAGAAAACACCTTGATTGTCAATCGCGTTAATGAATCTCGACCTGCTCGTCAACAGCATGGTCTCTTTCGTACCCTTGTAGCCAATATGGTCGAAGGTGTATCTACAGGTTTTCAGCGCAAGCTAGAAATCCAAGGGGTTGGTTATCGTGCCAACCTGAATGGTAGCAATATTGTGCTAACCGTTGGCTATAGCCATACTGTTGATATTGTCCCTCCTTCAGGAATTTCTCTTGCTGTGGAAGATGCTGCTGGCAAGAAAGTCCCTCAAGGTACATTCATTGTTGTTGAAGGGATTGACAAGGAAGTCGTCGGTAACTTAGCTGCCAAGATCCGTGCTGTACGTCCACCTGAAGTTTACAAAGGTAAGGGCATTCGTTACTTCGGTGAATTCGTCAGACGTAAGGCTGGTAAGACTGGTAAGAAGTAA
- the rpsH gene encoding 30S ribosomal protein S8: MATNDTISDMLTRIRNATLAKHQTTAIPATKLTLSIARVLKQEGFIADFEETGENIDRRLVVSLKYEGKNRQSIIKRLKRVSKPGLRVYSNSKELPRVLGGIGIAIISTSKGILTDREARKQGVGGEVLCYIW, encoded by the coding sequence ATGGCTACCAACGACACCATCTCGGACATGCTTACACGCATTCGCAATGCCACACTTGCGAAGCACCAAACAACCGCAATCCCTGCGACAAAGTTGACATTAAGCATTGCTCGAGTACTTAAGCAAGAAGGTTTTATTGCAGACTTTGAAGAAACTGGCGAAAATATTGATCGACGCTTAGTAGTTTCTCTCAAGTACGAAGGCAAGAACCGTCAATCAATCATTAAGCGCCTCAAGCGCGTTAGCAAACCTGGTTTACGGGTTTACTCAAACTCTAAGGAACTACCCCGTGTATTAGGTGGAATCGGCATCGCCATTATTTCCACCTCCAAAGGCATCTTGACCGATCGCGAAGCTCGCAAACAAGGGGTCGGCGGTGAAGTTCTTTGCTATATCTGGTAA
- the secY gene encoding preprotein translocase subunit SecY, whose translation MVVSKGKTPTAQETFLQMAQAAGLRGRLLVTVGVLILVRLGIYLPLPGVDRLRFTEIVKNNAVVNFLDIFSGGGLSLLGIFALGILPFINASIIMQLMTSALPSLENLQKNEGEAGRRKISQYTRYVAFVWAVIQSWGLGVWVQNSGVLSEASANWISLGDGRVIFSSFIFQTTVALAAGSMFVMWAGELITEKGVGNGASLLIFISIVANLPKSLGDTIALAQKDSSRVGGVILLLAIFLLMIIGIVFVQEGTRRIPIISARRQVGRKLYREQASYLPLRLNQGGVMPIIFASSVMILPAYLSQSIKNDFFSHIASEISPSGNWHIPVYMLMILGFSFFYSTLILNPIELSQNLKKMGSSIPTVRPGKATSDYISGVLNRLTLLGSIFLCGIAIIPSALEKATGVSTFSGIGATSLLILVGVAIETSKQIQTYVISQRYEGMVKQ comes from the coding sequence ATGGTTGTCAGTAAAGGAAAGACCCCGACAGCCCAAGAAACTTTTTTGCAAATGGCTCAAGCCGCAGGATTGCGGGGACGTTTGCTAGTTACTGTGGGCGTTTTGATATTAGTTAGACTGGGAATTTATTTACCCTTACCAGGAGTCGATCGCCTCCGATTTACAGAAATTGTTAAAAATAATGCTGTAGTTAATTTCTTAGATATTTTCTCTGGTGGCGGTTTGTCGCTGTTGGGTATTTTTGCCCTTGGTATTTTGCCATTTATTAACGCTTCGATCATCATGCAACTGATGACATCAGCACTACCTAGCTTAGAAAATCTTCAAAAGAATGAAGGTGAAGCAGGTAGAAGAAAAATTTCTCAATACACACGCTATGTTGCCTTTGTTTGGGCAGTTATCCAAAGTTGGGGTTTAGGAGTTTGGGTGCAAAACTCAGGTGTACTATCCGAAGCTAGTGCGAATTGGATTTCCCTCGGCGATGGTAGGGTTATTTTTTCCAGTTTCATTTTTCAGACTACAGTTGCCCTTGCTGCTGGCTCTATGTTTGTGATGTGGGCTGGCGAATTGATTACCGAAAAGGGTGTTGGTAATGGCGCTTCCCTACTAATTTTTATTAGTATTGTGGCAAACTTACCAAAATCCTTGGGAGACACGATCGCCCTTGCTCAAAAAGATAGCTCGCGAGTTGGTGGTGTCATCTTGTTACTCGCGATCTTCTTGCTCATGATTATTGGCATTGTGTTTGTACAAGAAGGAACAAGGCGAATTCCGATTATTTCTGCACGTCGTCAAGTTGGACGAAAACTCTATCGCGAACAAGCTTCTTATTTGCCATTACGTTTAAATCAAGGCGGTGTAATGCCAATCATTTTTGCGTCATCAGTGATGATTTTGCCTGCCTATCTCAGCCAAAGCATTAAGAATGATTTTTTTAGTCATATTGCAAGTGAGATTTCTCCTAGCGGCAACTGGCATATTCCCGTATACATGCTCATGATTCTAGGCTTTAGTTTTTTCTACTCAACGCTTATATTAAACCCGATTGAGTTGTCGCAAAACCTGAAAAAAATGGGTAGTAGTATTCCCACTGTCCGTCCAGGTAAAGCAACTTCTGATTACATCAGTGGTGTTTTAAATCGCCTAACTTTACTTGGTTCAATCTTCCTTTGTGGAATTGCAATTATTCCTAGTGCATTGGAGAAGGCAACGGGGGTATCTACTTTTAGTGGCATTGGTGCAACTTCATTACTGATTTTGGTGGGTGTGGCGATCGAAACCTCCAAGCAAATCCAAACATATGTAATTTCTCAACGTTATGAAGGTATGGTTAAACAATAA
- a CDS encoding DedA family protein translates to MQEWITNTMNTLGYLGIGLLMFLENLFPPIPSELIMPLAGYTATLPNSQIQVLPAILVGVVGTILGAIPWYYAGLVLGQQRLQILAGRYGKWIGISGEDIEKSVHWFQKHGAKAVLLGRLVPGIRTLISIPAGISKMPIVPFFIYSTIGTIGWVSLLTYAGYLLGKNYAIVEKYIDVVSKIVVVGILVAIAAFIGYRLYKTSRK, encoded by the coding sequence ATGCAGGAATGGATTACAAACACAATGAATACCCTAGGCTATCTAGGGATTGGGCTACTGATGTTTTTAGAAAATCTATTTCCACCAATTCCCTCAGAGTTGATCATGCCTCTGGCAGGGTATACCGCAACGTTACCGAATAGCCAAATTCAAGTACTTCCTGCCATTTTAGTAGGTGTGGTTGGCACAATATTAGGGGCAATTCCCTGGTACTATGCTGGCTTAGTTTTAGGGCAACAACGCTTGCAGATTTTGGCAGGACGTTACGGTAAATGGATTGGAATTTCTGGCGAAGATATCGAAAAGTCAGTGCATTGGTTTCAAAAACATGGGGCAAAGGCTGTGCTATTGGGTCGCCTTGTGCCTGGAATTCGGACATTGATTTCGATTCCCGCAGGGATTAGCAAAATGCCAATTGTGCCATTCTTTATCTATTCCACTATTGGTACGATTGGCTGGGTATCTTTATTAACCTATGCAGGGTACTTACTAGGGAAAAATTATGCAATAGTCGAAAAATATATAGATGTAGTTAGCAAAATTGTTGTTGTTGGTATTCTAGTTGCGATCGCTGCATTTATTGGTTATCGCCTCTATAAGACATCCAGAAAATAA
- a CDS encoding 50S ribosomal protein L23, translated as MAKIPTQFDPRRLPDLIRRPLLNEKATRQLESNKYTFDVVHDATKPEIKAAIESLFSVKVKKVNTHNPPAQARRIGKFAGKRAQIKRAIVTLAEGSKIDLFPDV; from the coding sequence ATGGCTAAGATCCCAACCCAATTCGATCCCCGTCGCTTGCCCGATCTCATTCGTCGCCCTCTGCTCAATGAAAAGGCAACCAGACAATTAGAAAGCAACAAGTACACCTTTGATGTTGTGCATGATGCCACTAAGCCTGAAATCAAAGCTGCAATTGAGAGTTTGTTCTCAGTCAAGGTTAAGAAAGTGAACACCCATAACCCACCCGCACAGGCGCGTCGGATTGGTAAGTTCGCAGGCAAACGCGCTCAAATCAAAAGAGCGATCGTCACCCTCGCTGAAGGCAGCAAAATCGATTTGTTCCCAGATGTGTAA
- the rpsS gene encoding 30S ribosomal protein S19: MTRSLKKGPFVADHLLTKIEKLNAKGEKQVVKTWSRASTILPQMIGHTIACHNGKQHVPVYVTEQMVGHKLGEFAPTRTFRGHAKSDKKAKR; the protein is encoded by the coding sequence ATGACGCGATCGCTAAAAAAAGGTCCCTTTGTTGCCGATCACTTACTGACCAAAATCGAAAAGCTCAACGCCAAAGGCGAAAAGCAAGTTGTTAAAACATGGTCTCGCGCTTCCACAATTCTTCCTCAAATGATCGGGCATACCATTGCCTGCCATAACGGAAAACAGCACGTTCCTGTATATGTCACGGAGCAAATGGTAGGACACAAACTCGGTGAGTTTGCCCCTACTCGCACCTTCCGCGGTCATGCCAAGAGCGACAAAAAGGCCAAGAGATAG
- the rplP gene encoding 50S ribosomal protein L16 has product MLSPKRTKFRKQQRGRMAGPATRGAEINFGDYAMQALEPSWITSRQIEAARRAMNRYIRRGGKIWIRIFPDKPVTMRPAETRMGSGKGAPEFWVAVVKPGRIMFEVAGVAEETAREAIRLAAAKMPIKTRFVIREKE; this is encoded by the coding sequence ATGTTAAGTCCTAAACGTACAAAATTTCGTAAGCAGCAACGCGGTCGGATGGCGGGTCCCGCTACCAGAGGAGCTGAAATCAACTTTGGTGATTACGCCATGCAGGCTCTAGAGCCTTCTTGGATTACTTCTCGCCAAATCGAAGCTGCCCGTCGTGCCATGAACCGCTACATCCGTCGCGGTGGCAAAATCTGGATTCGTATTTTCCCAGACAAGCCTGTAACTATGCGCCCTGCTGAAACCCGTATGGGTTCTGGTAAAGGTGCTCCAGAATTTTGGGTAGCAGTAGTTAAGCCTGGGCGGATCATGTTTGAAGTCGCAGGTGTTGCTGAAGAGACCGCAAGAGAGGCTATCCGTTTGGCTGCTGCCAAGATGCCGATCAAAACCAGATTTGTTATCCGTGAGAAGGAGTAA
- the rplR gene encoding 50S ribosomal protein L18, whose protein sequence is MSVSRRQATISRHKRIRKGLTGTPERPRLAIYRSNKHIVAQVIDDVAQHTLVAASTLESDIREKVGSTANSEASAKVGALIAERAIAKGITKVVFDRGGNLYHGRVQALAEAAREAGLDF, encoded by the coding sequence ATGAGTGTCAGTCGTAGACAAGCAACCATAAGCCGCCACAAGCGAATTCGTAAAGGGTTAACAGGAACCCCCGAACGTCCTCGTTTAGCTATTTATCGCTCTAACAAGCATATTGTGGCGCAAGTGATCGATGATGTAGCACAGCATACTCTCGTTGCTGCATCTACCCTTGAATCGGATATCCGTGAAAAAGTTGGTTCCACAGCTAACTCTGAAGCTTCGGCAAAAGTCGGTGCTTTGATTGCGGAAAGAGCGATCGCTAAGGGAATTACCAAAGTCGTATTTGATCGCGGTGGCAACCTCTATCACGGTAGAGTCCAAGCTCTCGCTGAAGCTGCCCGCGAAGCAGGTCTCGATTTTTAA
- the rpsC gene encoding 30S ribosomal protein S3 — translation MGQKIHPTGLRLGITKSHLSRWYADVNRYGVLAEEDNKIRKYIEKTLSNAGIAEILIDRKADQVDLEIRTARPGVVVGRGGAGIEQLRVGLVKYLEQDGSLKKTGTSQVRINVTEVTRVDAEAPLIAEYIAQQIERRVSFRRVVRQAIQRAQRAGIEGIKVQISGRLNGAEIARTEWVREGRVPLHTLRADIDYSYKTSRTIYGVIGIKVWIFKGEIIEGEEAPAPAAQPRRRQQRRPQFEDRSSAEG, via the coding sequence ATGGGTCAGAAGATTCACCCAACAGGGTTACGCCTCGGCATCACCAAATCCCACCTCTCTCGTTGGTATGCTGATGTCAATCGTTACGGTGTCTTGGCTGAAGAAGACAACAAAATCCGTAAGTATATTGAAAAGACCTTGAGCAATGCAGGTATCGCTGAGATTTTGATTGACCGCAAAGCCGATCAAGTTGATCTCGAAATCCGTACCGCTCGTCCTGGTGTAGTTGTTGGTCGTGGTGGTGCTGGTATCGAGCAATTGCGTGTCGGTCTAGTGAAGTACCTTGAACAAGATGGTTCCCTCAAAAAAACAGGAACCAGCCAAGTTCGGATCAATGTTACCGAAGTTACCAGAGTTGATGCAGAAGCACCTCTGATTGCTGAATACATTGCTCAACAAATCGAACGTCGTGTTTCTTTCCGTCGTGTCGTTCGCCAAGCAATTCAAAGAGCGCAGCGTGCAGGCATCGAAGGTATCAAGGTGCAAATCAGTGGTCGTCTCAATGGCGCTGAAATTGCGAGAACTGAGTGGGTTCGTGAAGGTCGCGTACCTCTACATACCCTCCGTGCTGACATTGACTACAGCTATAAAACATCCAGAACTATTTATGGTGTCATTGGCATCAAAGTCTGGATCTTTAAAGGCGAAATTATCGAAGGCGAAGAAGCTCCTGCTCCAGCCGCTCAACCCCGTCGTCGCCAGCAACGTCGTCCCCAATTTGAGGATCGTTCTAGCGCTGAAGGATAA
- the rplV gene encoding 50S ribosomal protein L22, with protein sequence MILAQNEIPAVAKYIRMSPHKVRRVLDQIRGRSYREALMILEFMPYRSCEPITKVLRSAVANAEHNAGLDPASLVVNQAFADMGPSLKRFRPRAQGRAYQIRKPTCHITITVKPSEEE encoded by the coding sequence ATGATCCTTGCCCAAAACGAAATCCCTGCCGTAGCTAAATACATTCGGATGTCCCCCCACAAGGTGCGCCGAGTACTCGACCAAATCCGTGGTCGTAGCTACCGTGAAGCATTAATGATTCTTGAGTTCATGCCCTATCGCTCCTGCGAACCAATCACCAAGGTATTGCGTTCTGCCGTAGCTAATGCTGAACATAATGCTGGACTTGATCCCGCATCCCTAGTAGTTAACCAAGCCTTCGCCGATATGGGACCTAGCCTCAAGCGCTTCCGTCCCCGCGCTCAAGGTCGTGCTTACCAAATTCGTAAGCCTACTTGTCATATTACGATTACCGTCAAACCATCGGAGGAAGAATAG
- the rplN gene encoding 50S ribosomal protein L14: MIQQESYLNVADNSGAKKLLCIRVLAGGNRVFGAVGDVIIATVKDAAPNMPVKKSDVVRAVIVRTKASINRESGMRIRFDDNAAVIINQDGNPKGTRVFGPVARELRDKNFTKIISLAPEVL; the protein is encoded by the coding sequence ATGATTCAACAAGAGTCTTATCTAAATGTTGCGGATAATAGCGGTGCTAAGAAGCTCCTATGTATCCGCGTACTGGCAGGCGGCAACCGTGTGTTCGGTGCAGTTGGAGATGTAATTATCGCCACTGTTAAAGACGCTGCGCCTAATATGCCAGTTAAAAAATCTGATGTTGTCCGTGCTGTCATCGTTCGTACCAAAGCATCAATCAACCGTGAAAGCGGTATGAGAATTCGTTTTGACGACAATGCTGCTGTAATCATCAACCAAGACGGCAACCCCAAAGGAACGCGCGTATTTGGTCCAGTTGCGCGTGAGTTGCGGGATAAAAACTTCACCAAAATTATCTCCCTAGCGCCAGAGGTACTGTAA
- the rplB gene encoding 50S ribosomal protein L2, which translates to MGVRAYKPYTASTRQTVVSDFAEITKSEPEKSLTTHVHRKRGRNNRGVITSRRRGGGHKRLYRIIDFKRNKRDIIAEVIAIEYDPNRTSRIALLQYEDGEKRYILAPKGIAVGNKIQAGTGSVPFEIGNAMPLANIPLGTIVHNVELVPGKGGQIVRSAGAGAQIAAKEGDFVTLKLPSSEVRLIRKDCFATIGQVGNLDHSNTSLGKAGRSRWLNRRPKVRGMVMNPVDHPHGGGEGCAPIGRSGPVTPWGKPTLGYKTRKKGKLSDALIVRRRRKSSKRGKGGRNA; encoded by the coding sequence ATGGGCGTTCGTGCATATAAACCGTATACCGCTAGTACCAGACAAACCGTTGTCTCGGACTTTGCGGAAATCACCAAATCAGAACCCGAAAAGTCTTTAACCACCCATGTCCATCGCAAGCGTGGACGTAATAACCGGGGTGTAATTACTAGCCGTAGACGTGGCGGCGGTCACAAGCGTCTTTATCGGATTATCGATTTCAAACGTAACAAACGTGACATCATCGCTGAAGTCATTGCGATCGAGTACGATCCCAACCGTACCTCTCGCATTGCTCTATTGCAGTACGAAGACGGTGAAAAGAGATACATTCTTGCTCCCAAGGGTATTGCCGTTGGCAATAAAATCCAAGCAGGTACAGGTAGCGTTCCTTTTGAAATCGGCAACGCTATGCCTCTGGCAAACATTCCTCTCGGTACAATTGTTCACAACGTTGAACTAGTACCTGGAAAGGGTGGTCAAATTGTTCGTTCTGCTGGAGCTGGTGCTCAAATCGCAGCAAAAGAAGGTGATTTTGTTACTCTTAAGCTTCCTTCTAGCGAAGTTCGCTTGATTCGTAAGGATTGCTTTGCGACTATCGGACAAGTTGGTAACCTCGATCATAGCAACACCAGTCTTGGTAAAGCAGGTCGTAGCCGTTGGTTGAACCGTCGTCCTAAAGTTCGTGGTATGGTCATGAACCCAGTCGATCACCCCCATGGTGGTGGTGAAGGTTGTGCCCCCATCGGACGTAGTGGTCCTGTTACACCTTGGGGTAAACCAACCTTGGGTTACAAGACTCGTAAGAAGGGCAAACTCAGTGATGCTCTCATTGTTCGTCGCCGTCGCAAGTCCTCGAAGCGCGGTAAGGGCGGACGTAACGCTTAA
- the rpsE gene encoding 30S ribosomal protein S5, whose translation MAKNRESKPGGGRDGGGDNGDSREEKRKGKRDSKKNDRARTEKESEWQERVVQIRRVTKVVKGGKKLSFRAIVVVGNEKGQVGVGVGKAADVINAVKKGVADARKHAIDVPLTKANSIPHPTNGIGGGAKVIIRPASPGTGVIAGGAVRTVLELAGVKNILAKQLGSSSPLNNARAAINALSTLRTFGEVARSRGITLEQLFN comes from the coding sequence ATGGCTAAGAATAGAGAATCCAAACCAGGTGGCGGTCGCGACGGCGGCGGCGACAATGGCGATAGCCGTGAAGAAAAACGCAAAGGTAAGCGTGATAGTAAGAAAAACGATCGCGCTCGTACCGAGAAAGAATCTGAATGGCAAGAACGAGTTGTCCAAATCCGCCGTGTAACCAAGGTGGTTAAAGGTGGTAAAAAACTCAGTTTCCGTGCGATCGTGGTCGTCGGTAATGAGAAAGGACAAGTTGGTGTTGGCGTTGGCAAAGCTGCTGATGTTATTAACGCTGTTAAAAAAGGTGTCGCTGATGCCAGAAAACATGCGATCGACGTACCTCTAACCAAAGCTAATTCCATTCCTCATCCCACCAATGGTATTGGCGGTGGTGCAAAAGTAATCATCCGTCCTGCATCCCCTGGTACTGGGGTAATCGCTGGTGGAGCCGTCAGAACTGTACTTGAACTGGCTGGTGTCAAAAATATTTTGGCGAAACAACTCGGCTCCAGCAGCCCATTAAACAATGCTCGTGCTGCTATTAATGCACTCTCGACATTGCGTACCTTTGGTGAAGTTGCCAGATCCCGTGGTATCACACTTGAGCAGTTATTTAATTAA
- the infA gene encoding translation initiation factor IF-1, which produces MSKEDAIEMEGTVTESLPNAMFRVALDNGFNVLAHISGKIRRNYIKILPGDRVKVELTPYDLTKGRITYRLKNQGGGKK; this is translated from the coding sequence TTGTCAAAAGAAGATGCTATTGAAATGGAAGGGACGGTAACTGAGTCACTTCCTAACGCTATGTTTCGAGTTGCCCTCGATAATGGCTTTAATGTACTTGCTCACATTTCGGGCAAGATCCGTCGGAACTACATCAAAATTTTGCCAGGCGATCGCGTTAAAGTGGAGCTAACGCCCTATGACCTCACGAAAGGACGCATTACTTACCGCCTCAAGAATCAAGGCGGCGGCAAAAAATAA